Proteins from one Anopheles nili chromosome 2, idAnoNiliSN_F5_01, whole genome shotgun sequence genomic window:
- the LOC128729102 gene encoding pickpocket protein 28-like → MEMMEKITLRDPEQQDVRVAPTSVPTSVKNDQGILEDFVRHSSFPIARHMLRSDLRASLKLFWLIVLVCLVGLFGFTAVVNFERLQDTSNVYIAEAEKALPIWSVPFPAVTLCPQKSRCVSEQPLRLEQFCETVCWQDVCTNECDSLLDAVRTERGICYTFNAVAGEQIFNVNNLVNVSDLSNVTRPTENWDFLRGLRIITSVLVKQYPRAAQDISGRYRLRITISNEHWNDTTSECAVRSLEVFVHSPIDFPYKPIESTTIPGSSIVQLRVFPKMVRSQRYLRYFGPSTTGCISQVQNPLKLFSLYSQSNCELECHATYFLERRGCVLEHMPRGHETSLCNASTNYRPYDVLDKNVMAQLRAENIPRSQFFRRLCNCLPACVEFRYRAEASTHTVAMMESWPEMEMNETESLASQVEVEFAEDHFYPLVRSVRYGVLDFLADSGGLIALFLGVSIVSLLEVVFFCFLKPAVVR, encoded by the exons atggaaatgatggAGAAGATTACCCTGCGGGATCCGGAACAGCAAGACGTCAGGGTGGCTCCCACAAGCGTGCCTACGAGCGTGAAGAATGACCAAGGCATCCTGGAAGACTTTGTGCGTCACAGTTCGTTTCCGATCGCCCGGCATATGTTGCGGTCGGATTTGCGAGCCTCACTGAAGCTGTTCTGGCTCATCGTGCTCGTGTGTTTGGTGGGTTTGTTCGGCTTCACGGCGGTTGTGAATTTTGAACGACTCCAGGACACCTCAAACGTGTACATTGCGGAAGCCGAGAAGGCACTGCCTATCTGGAGTGTTCCATTTCCCGCGGTGACGTTGTGCCCTCAGAAAAGTCGGTGCGTTAGTGAGCAACCGTTGCGTTTGGAGCAGTTTTGTGAGACAGTCTGCTGGCAGGACGTGTGCACGAACGAGTGTGATTCGCTGCTCGACGCAGTTCGAACGGAACGCGGTATCTGCTACACCTTTAACGCGGTGGCTGGAGAGCAGATCTTCAATGTAAACAA CCTGGTCAACGTGAGCGATCTCTCGAACGTTACTCGTCCGACAGAGAACTGGGACTTCTTGAGAGGGTTGAGAATCATCACAAGCGTGCTGGTGAAACAGTATCCTCGTGCGGCACAAGACATCTCAGGACGCTATCGGCTCAGAATCACCATCTCCAACGAGCACTGGAATGATACCACGTCCGAGTGTGCAGTTCGTTCGCTAGAGGTTTTCGTGCACTCACCGATCGACTTCCCGTACAAACCCATCGAGTCTACAACGATCCCCGGCAGCTCAATAGTTCAGTTGCGGGTGTTTCCCAAAATGGTGCGATCACAACGCTACCTGCGATACTTCGGTCCCTCAACAACGGGTTGTATATCGCAGGTCCAGAACCCACTCAAACTTTTCTCACTGTACTCGCAGAGCAATTGTGAGCTGGAATGCCATGCGACGTACTTCCTCGAGCGGCGTGGTTGTGTACTAGAGCACATGCCACGTGGCCACGAGACGAGTCTTTGCAACGCAAGTACCAACTACCGACCATACGACGTACTCGATAAGAACGTTATGGCGCAGCTGAGAGCAGAAAACATTCCCAGGTCGCAGTTTTTCCGACGACTGTGTAACTGCTTGCCGGCATGTGTGGAGTTCCGGTATCGAGCTGAAGCTAGCACGCACACCGTTGCGATGATGGAGTCATGGCCCGAGATGGAGATGAACGAAACGGAGTCTTTAGCCTCACAAGTTGAGGTAGAGTTCGCCGAGGATCATTTCTACCCTCTAGTGCGAAGCGTTCGATATGGGGTGTTGGATTTTCTGGCCGATTCCGGTGGACTGATCGCACTGTTTttaggcgtctccatcgtgtCGCTGTTGGAGGTGGtctttttctgctttctcAAACCAGCCGTTGTGAGGTAG
- the LOC128729091 gene encoding uncharacterized protein LOC128729091 has product MASISAVGLLVVCLVALTVAVHAEPARYDNYRVYKLFVERVEQLELLQLIEQSPDGYTFLSDPVHLNTTVKVVVPPHKAAEFSELNGRFALGAEVAFDNLQQVIDRQLRGRRETFGWTAYYPLADIYAWLDTLIEQFPGVVSPIVAGQTYEGRQIRGVKVSYKAGNPAVFTEGSIHAREWISAATVTWVLNELLTSQDPSVREIAENYDWYIVPVANPDGYEYTHTTTRLWRKTRSQQNVLCFGVDPNRNWDYQFNQGGTSTIPCQDTYSGPSPFSEIETLTLSQYISTIPNLSTYLDFHSSGQLLMVPYGHTREPLDNYYELMEIGTKAIAKLQERHGSVYRVGNIAEIIYIASGSSLDWVKGTLKTPLTFAYELRDTGEYGFLLPPEQIISTAEETLDSIIVILQEVSIGLSVPFQTMKFLLVCLAFALLGAVVAEKARYDNYRVYRVRIQTIQHLELLQAIEQYPDGYSFWSDPVKVGTEVLLVVPPHQRGHFSDIRARYGLRAELHIENLQERIDEESRPSLRKNTFGWDAYYRVDAIYGFLDGLVASYPGVVSPLNVGNSFEGRPIKGVKVSYKAGNKAVFMEGLIHAREWVSGATVTWVLNELLTSSDPKVRQIAENYDWYFFPVTNPDGYEYTHTTDRQWRKTRSEASALCRGADPNRNWGFNFMQGGASSVPCSDTFAGPSAFSEIETRQLSDFIATLDNLSTYLAFHSYSQLLLVPYGHTTARLDNYDETIAIGTKAINKLRERYGTTYQIGNIAEAIYVASGGSIDWVKGVLRTPLVYAYELRDLGRFGFVLPPDQIIPTAEETLDSIIVILEEGANYGYH; this is encoded by the exons ATGGCATCCATCAGTGCAGTGGGGCTTTTGGTCGTTTGCCTTGTGGCGTTGACTGTGGCGGTTCACGCCGAACCAGCCCGGTACGATAACTACCGCGTGTATAAACTATTCGTCGAACGTGTGGAGCAGCTTGAGTTGTTGCAGCTCATCGAACAGTCCCCCGATGGATACACTTTCTTGAGCGATCCGGTACACCTGAACACTACCGTAAAGGTGGTAGTTCCGCCTCACAAAGCTGCGGAGTTCTCGGAGCTTAACGGACGGTTTGCGTTAGGTGCTGAGGTGGCCTTCGATAACTTGCAGCAAGTGATCGATCGACAGCTGAGAGGTCGCCGGGAAACATTCGGTTGGACCGCATACTACCCGCTGGCAGACATCTACGCGTGGTTGGATACACTGATCGAACAGTTTCCGGGAGTTGTGAGTCCAATTGTCGCCGGTCAGACATACGAGGGTCGTCAAATTCGAGGTGTCAAAGTGTCATACAAAGCGGGCAATCCGGCAGTATTCACTGAAGGATCGATCCACGCTCGCGAATGGATCAGTGCGGCAACCGTGACTTGGGTGTTGAACGAACTGCTCACCTCGCAAGATCCAAGCGTCCGGGAGATAGCAGAGAACTACGATTGGTACATCGTGCCGGTGGCCAACCCTGATGGGTATGAGTACACCCACACTACGACCAGGCTTTGGAGAAAGACACGATCGCAGCAGAACGTCCTGTGCTTTGGTGTCGATCCGAACCGCAACTGGGATTATCAGTTCAATC AGGGTGGAACCTCAACGATACCGTGTCAGGATACGTACTCGGGACCGTCGCCATTCTCGGAGATTGAGACTCTTACGCTATCGCAGTACATCAGCACGATACCGAACCTATCGACCTATCTCGATTTCCATTCTTCCGGTCAGCTGCTCATGGTACCGTACGGACACACGCGCGAACCACTAGATAACTACTATGAGTTG ATGGAGATTGGAACAAAGGCCATTGCGAAGCTGCAAGAGCGACACGGAAGTGTCTACAGGGTCGGCAATATAGCTGAGATTATCT ATATTGCATCCGGAAGCAGCTTGGATTGGGTTAAGGGAACTCTCAAGACTCCGCTGACGTTTGCTTACGAGCTTCGTGACACTGGCGAGTATGGATTCTTGCTACCACCGGAACAGATCATATCCACGGCTGAGGAAACCCTCGACTCGATCATCGTGATCTTGCAGGAAG TGTCCATCGGACTCAGTGTTCCATTCCAAACAATGAAGTTCCTTCTGGTGTGTCTTGCATTCGCCCTACTCGGCGCGGTAGTGGCCGAAAAGGCACGCTACGATAACTATCGTGTGTATCGCGTCCGCATTCAGACCATCCAGCATTTGGAACTCCTGCAAGCCATCGAACAGTACCCCGATGGCTACAGTTTCTGGAGCGACCCCGTAAAGGTAGGCACCGAGGTGTTGCTCGTAGTCCCACCGCACCAGCGTGGACACTTCTCGGACATTCGGGCTCGGTACGGTTTGCGTGCGGAGTTGCACATCGAGAACCTGCAGGAACGCATCGATGAGGAGTCACGTCCATCCCTGCGCAAGAACACGTTTGGTTGGGATGCGTACTACCGTGTGGATGCTATCTACGGCTTTCTGGATGGATTGGTGGCAAGTTACCCGGGCGTTGTGTCTCCGCTCAACGTTGGCAACTCCTTCGAGGGTCGTCCTATTAAGGGTGTAAAGGTATCGTACAAGGCTGGTAACAAGGCCGTCTTCATGGAGGGACTGATTCATGCCCGCGAGTGGGTCAGTGGAGCCACTGTGACTTGGGTGTTGAACGAGCTGCTCACCTCGAGCGATCCGAAGGTGCGTCAGATTGCGGAAAACTACGACTGGTACTTCTTCCCTGTGACCAACCCTGATGGGTACGAATATACGCATACGACCGATCGTCAGTGGCGCAAAACGCGATCGGAGGCAAGCGCACTGTGCCGTGGTGCCGACCCGAACCGCAACTGGGGTTTCAACTTCATGC AAGGAGGAGCCTCCAGCGTGCCCTGTTCCGACACCTTCGCTGGACCGAGTGCCTTCTCTGAGATCGAAACTCGTCAACTGTCTGACTTCATCGCGACGTTGGACAACCTGAGCACCTATCTGGCGTTCCACTCCTACTCTCAACTGCTGCTCGTCCCATATGGCCACACCACGGCTCGGCTTGATAACTACGACGAAACG ATTGCCATTGGCACGAAGGCGATCAACAAGCTGCGGGAACGCTACGGAACCACGTACCAGATCGGAAACATTGCCGAAGCGATCT ATGTCGCCTCCGGTGGCAGTATCGATTGGGTTAAGGGCGTCCTTCGGACTCCTCTAGTATACGCGTACGAGCTGCGTGATCTTGGTCGATTTGGATTCGTCCTGCCACCGGATCAGATCATCCCGACGGCGGAAGAAACCCTCGACTCGATCATCGTAATTTTGGAGGAAGGCGCCAACTATGGCTACCACTAA